A part of Anaerotignum faecicola genomic DNA contains:
- a CDS encoding S-layer homology domain-containing protein, with protein MKTRILSYLLVFSMILALLPASALAEGESTTTQHVTATVKHAFDNSGAETGQITAQIEAYLTDTDDQSRTVKPCDIIFLIEQSTFMNTQTDTTQYGQERADILNSMESLLKNLPTPTTDGEHRVAIAGFGRINNSGSSDSYIESQHPGTQLSATQNPSLNTGYYTCENNAPDFHSQSGWTEWDKITDHNDTTLPEMPEGYLANESYDKVFMSIDDAKNVIDVDKMVSWHAGASRMDAGLQITEQLAKIAQAHKATDEDRNLIIFVAASSLPYQNGVGVQFLRSEAAQAAATELKNKYNATIFGFGDFRALNLQNGMSSEDQRTQFNETMAGICGNSTTQDGTPYFKGLSQVHDIGEALNELLIQIDANVNPNAERRHINVENFQEKSTEHTSHTWKELKEKHHILTSSAINETASVDYYRFTGYENGNPQFGTTPIRHIELRLSDIGSSDSIQTALSLLPIPPADTKGTAYGEKAVITITDPVCVDYKWAGRWRPKFDPPDHEHAARGVKHSPSNLEQNETTLEDMKLKFDGWYRLWDNRIDGDAGEKKTWTYEGKTYVAYQDNVYDAFGSDLTLYGRWIPSIDVNFQWIGSVIPADATPPSTVSLALSDDGTASFTPIVPSQEGYEFDGWYKNSACTDRYNESGENLTKNTFLYGRWTKIGTKKVTFTVVNGSWNTESDWYKNNIGNTDADTATDTITVNVPLRNGKGTLTPDLVPHVDNQDMTPADDYKAPGTWGDKAPDTNTDAITENGDYEYTYTFPEADTYTITYRWVTGTEVPEGVSLPAQQTEKESNAGKNPTFEIATVTFADKKWSFSGWYTNEALTGTAISDSYTFPEGNVNDTKNLTLYGKWTHDPCTVTFYADYFQPAQGHFNTDDYTISYTVPYGSTLAKVSKAVPTPVTDPAHPYYFEGWGDFEPPDTQGEQEGTEGTEDTEDAEDTKDTEEPVTHSDDSLSTAGTFYTSKAIQDMTIKSDLNFVAQWWPIVTFNANGGDWELTEGRPTERYVPVPANKNHIDSLRPPAREGYTFLGWYDTSGKPIDFKTQTFDRAETVYAHWAKNATVTFKIVNGYWSGNTTEDKTVTVVLHPQANGSASGTLGASHVPTIMIPAAGYENTPGHWDVTPNTEENGISGDVTYTYIFGKKHHSSSSKDENKDKDNNKENNKDNNKDNNTGETTPTKVPDLLNGSNHFAYVVGYKDGNVRPQGNITRAETAAIFFRLLKEEVRSENLSKHNDFADVTEDSWYNTAVSTMAGMNILKGRTANSFVPQAPITRAEFAAICARFDSGKAEENNSFTDISGHWAEKEIERAATLGWVSGYTDGSFHPDAPITRAEAMTLINRVLCRMPETKADLLDSMTKWPDNQPGAWYYLAVQEATNSHTYEQKDSKYETWTALTAEPDWSKY; from the coding sequence GCGGAAACGGGGCAGATTACAGCGCAAATCGAAGCCTATCTGACGGATACGGATGACCAATCCCGCACCGTTAAGCCCTGCGATATCATCTTCTTGATAGAGCAATCCACCTTTATGAATACGCAAACCGATACAACGCAGTATGGGCAGGAGCGAGCGGATATTCTCAATTCCATGGAAAGTCTGCTGAAAAATCTTCCTACCCCCACCACAGACGGCGAACATCGGGTGGCAATCGCAGGCTTTGGGCGTATCAATAACAGCGGCTCATCCGATTCATACATCGAAAGTCAGCACCCCGGCACACAGCTATCTGCAACCCAAAACCCCAGCTTGAACACAGGCTATTATACCTGTGAAAACAATGCTCCTGACTTCCATTCCCAAAGCGGTTGGACAGAATGGGACAAAATCACAGATCACAACGATACAACCCTGCCGGAGATGCCGGAAGGCTATCTTGCCAATGAAAGCTACGATAAAGTCTTTATGAGCATTGACGATGCAAAGAATGTCATTGATGTTGATAAAATGGTATCTTGGCACGCAGGTGCCTCCCGTATGGATGCAGGTCTGCAAATCACAGAGCAGTTGGCAAAAATTGCACAAGCACACAAAGCAACCGACGAGGACCGCAACCTTATCATCTTTGTTGCCGCCAGCTCTCTGCCCTATCAGAACGGCGTAGGCGTTCAGTTTCTCCGCTCTGAGGCGGCACAGGCAGCGGCAACGGAATTGAAAAATAAATATAACGCTACCATCTTCGGCTTTGGTGACTTCCGTGCGCTGAACTTGCAAAACGGAATGTCCTCAGAGGACCAGCGTACACAATTCAATGAAACCATGGCCGGAATCTGCGGCAATTCCACCACACAGGATGGCACACCCTATTTCAAGGGCTTGAGCCAAGTGCATGATATTGGTGAGGCGCTCAATGAGCTGCTGATTCAGATTGACGCAAATGTCAATCCAAATGCGGAACGCCGGCATATCAATGTGGAGAACTTCCAAGAAAAATCCACAGAGCATACCTCGCATACTTGGAAGGAATTGAAAGAGAAACACCATATTCTTACAAGCAGTGCCATCAACGAAACTGCCTCTGTGGATTATTACCGCTTTACGGGGTATGAAAACGGCAATCCGCAATTTGGCACAACCCCCATTCGGCACATCGAGCTGCGCCTTTCCGATATCGGCAGTAGCGACAGCATTCAAACGGCACTCAGCCTTCTGCCGATTCCCCCTGCAGACACAAAAGGGACTGCCTACGGCGAAAAAGCAGTGATTACCATTACCGATCCCGTATGTGTGGACTATAAATGGGCAGGGCGTTGGAGACCGAAATTCGATCCGCCCGACCACGAGCACGCCGCGCGTGGTGTGAAGCACAGCCCCTCAAATCTGGAACAAAATGAAACCACCCTCGAAGACATGAAATTAAAATTTGACGGTTGGTACCGTCTTTGGGATAACCGCATTGACGGCGACGCGGGCGAAAAGAAAACTTGGACGTATGAAGGAAAAACATACGTTGCCTATCAGGATAACGTATATGATGCCTTCGGCAGTGATTTAACCCTGTATGGGCGTTGGATTCCTTCCATTGATGTAAATTTCCAATGGATTGGCTCTGTCATCCCCGCAGATGCCACACCGCCTTCCACCGTTTCCCTTGCACTGAGCGATGACGGAACCGCTTCCTTTACCCCCATCGTACCATCCCAAGAGGGGTATGAATTTGACGGCTGGTATAAGAATTCCGCCTGCACAGATCGTTATAATGAAAGCGGCGAAAACCTAACAAAGAATACCTTCCTTTACGGCCGTTGGACGAAAATCGGCACAAAAAAGGTTACCTTTACCGTTGTAAACGGCAGCTGGAATACGGAAAGCGATTGGTACAAAAATAACATCGGAAATACAGATGCAGATACAGCTACTGACACCATTACCGTCAATGTTCCCCTGCGCAACGGCAAAGGCACGCTGACACCCGATTTGGTTCCTCATGTAGATAATCAGGATATGACACCCGCAGATGACTACAAAGCACCCGGCACTTGGGGAGATAAAGCCCCCGATACCAATACGGATGCCATCACCGAGAACGGCGACTACGAATACACCTATACCTTCCCCGAAGCGGATACCTATACGATTACCTATCGTTGGGTAACCGGCACAGAGGTACCTGAGGGTGTGAGCCTGCCGGCACAGCAGACAGAAAAAGAAAGCAATGCCGGCAAAAATCCGACCTTTGAGATTGCAACCGTAACCTTTGCTGATAAAAAATGGAGTTTTAGCGGTTGGTATACAAACGAAGCATTAACCGGCACAGCAATTAGCGACAGTTATACCTTCCCTGAAGGCAACGTAAATGACACAAAAAACCTCACGCTTTACGGCAAATGGACACACGATCCCTGCACCGTAACCTTCTATGCGGACTACTTCCAGCCTGCACAGGGGCATTTTAATACAGATGATTATACAATCAGCTATACCGTTCCTTATGGCTCTACACTTGCCAAGGTATCCAAAGCGGTTCCCACACCCGTCACAGATCCTGCACACCCCTACTACTTCGAAGGTTGGGGGGATTTTGAACCACCCGATACACAGGGAGAGCAGGAGGGTACAGAGGGTACAGAGGATACAGAAGATGCAGAAGATACGAAGGATACGGAGGAACCCGTCACCCATTCTGATGATTCTCTCTCCACAGCAGGCACCTTCTATACCAGTAAGGCAATTCAGGATATGACGATAAAGTCTGACTTGAATTTCGTGGCACAATGGTGGCCCATCGTTACCTTTAATGCCAACGGCGGCGATTGGGAGCTTACGGAAGGCAGACCTACCGAACGCTATGTCCCCGTACCTGCAAACAAAAACCATATTGATTCCCTGCGTCCCCCCGCAAGGGAAGGCTACACCTTCCTTGGATGGTATGACACCTCCGGAAAACCCATTGATTTTAAAACCCAAACCTTCGATCGTGCGGAAACCGTTTATGCACACTGGGCAAAAAATGCCACCGTCACCTTCAAAATCGTAAACGGCTATTGGTCTGGCAACACCACAGAGGATAAAACGGTTACCGTTGTACTGCATCCGCAGGCAAATGGTTCTGCAAGCGGCACATTGGGTGCAAGCCATGTTCCCACCATTATGATTCCTGCCGCAGGCTATGAAAACACCCCCGGTCATTGGGATGTGACACCAAATACCGAAGAAAACGGCATCAGCGGTGATGTCACCTACACCTATATCTTTGGCAAAAAGCACCACAGCAGCAGCAGCAAAGACGAAAACAAGGACAAGGATAACAACAAAGAAAATAACAAAGACAATAACAAAGACAACAATACCGGCGAAACCACGCCGACAAAGGTTCCCGATTTGCTCAACGGCAGCAATCATTTTGCTTATGTTGTAGGCTATAAAGACGGCAACGTAAGGCCGCAGGGCAACATCACCCGTGCGGAAACCGCCGCTATCTTCTTCCGCCTGCTGAAGGAGGAGGTACGCAGCGAAAACCTCAGCAAGCACAACGATTTTGCCGATGTAACAGAGGACAGCTGGTACAACACAGCAGTTTCCACCATGGCAGGCATGAATATTCTCAAGGGCCGCACAGCAAATAGCTTTGTACCACAGGCACCCATCACCCGTGCGGAATTTGCCGCCATCTGCGCCCGTTTTGACAGCGGTAAGGCAGAGGAAAACAATAGCTTTACGGATATTTCCGGTCATTGGGCGGAAAAGGAAATTGAGCGTGCCGCCACCCTTGGCTGGGTAAGCGGTTATACGGACGGCAGCTTCCACCCCGATGCCCCGATTACAAGAGCAGAGGCAATGACACTGATTAACCGTGTGCTTTGCCGTATGCCCGAAACAAAGGCCGACCTTTTGGACAGCATGACCAAATGGCCCGATAATCAGCCCGGCGCATGGTATTATCTGGCTGTGCAGGAGGCAACCAACAGCCACACCTATGAACAGAAGGATTCCAAGTATGAAACATGGACAGCCCTGACCGCAGAGCCGGATTGGAGCAAATATTAA
- a CDS encoding ATP-binding protein, protein MNIKKAKEEIKYAIQAYLAKDEFGEYRIPAVRQRPVLLMGAPGIGKTAVMEQVARECGVALVSYSITHHTRQSAIGLPFISKKEYGGKEYTVTEYTMSEIIASVYDKMEETGLQEGILFIDEINCASETLAPAMLQFLQCKTFGAHKVPKGWLIAAAGNPPEYNKSVREFDVVTLDRVKKIDVEPDFSVWKEYAYKQGIHGAILSYLEIRKDHFYAMETTVDGKRFVTARGWEDLSTILKVYEDMKLPVEEGLIYQYLQHRRIAKDFANYLDLYRKYRTDYRVDDILQGKYTKQAVTKLQDAPFDERLSVMGLLLSRLSEGFRGAYEADLTVTGLHGALLELKERFNSPYCKETPWENLFTGLVEEREAAFAKERKAGLLEKTAEHACLKELERLHFFLAEGKRSGCREKEEAFALMKGLFAKEAEGRENAIADASAMLDNAFAFLEEAFGAGQEMVIFITELTTNFYSVKFISENGSEKYYRYNAELLFDEKQKTILQDIEKAKTELNLLF, encoded by the coding sequence ATGAATATTAAAAAAGCGAAGGAAGAAATTAAATATGCCATTCAAGCGTATCTGGCGAAGGACGAGTTTGGGGAATACCGTATTCCTGCGGTCAGACAAAGACCCGTTCTGCTGATGGGCGCGCCCGGTATCGGGAAAACCGCCGTGATGGAGCAGGTGGCGAGGGAGTGCGGTGTGGCACTGGTATCCTACAGCATTACGCACCATACGCGCCAGTCTGCCATCGGGCTGCCCTTTATCAGCAAGAAGGAATACGGCGGAAAGGAATACACCGTAACGGAATACACCATGAGCGAAATTATCGCATCGGTTTATGATAAAATGGAGGAAACGGGCCTGCAGGAGGGGATTTTGTTTATTGATGAAATCAACTGCGCCTCCGAAACGCTTGCGCCTGCGATGCTGCAATTTTTGCAGTGCAAGACCTTTGGGGCGCATAAGGTGCCGAAGGGGTGGCTGATTGCCGCGGCAGGCAATCCCCCCGAATACAACAAAAGCGTGCGCGAATTTGATGTGGTAACGCTTGACCGTGTGAAGAAAATCGACGTAGAGCCTGATTTTTCCGTTTGGAAGGAATATGCCTATAAGCAGGGCATCCATGGGGCGATTCTGTCCTATCTGGAAATTCGCAAGGATCATTTTTATGCCATGGAGACAACGGTGGATGGCAAGCGGTTTGTGACGGCGAGAGGGTGGGAGGATCTTTCTACCATCCTGAAGGTGTATGAGGATATGAAGCTGCCTGTTGAGGAGGGCTTGATTTATCAATATTTGCAGCACCGCAGGATTGCGAAGGATTTTGCGAATTATTTGGATTTGTACCGCAAATATCGCACCGATTACCGCGTGGACGACATTTTGCAGGGGAAATATACCAAGCAGGCGGTGACGAAGCTGCAGGATGCACCGTTTGACGAGCGACTGAGCGTGATGGGGCTTTTGCTGAGCAGGCTTTCCGAGGGCTTCCGAGGGGCATACGAGGCGGATTTGACCGTAACGGGACTGCATGGCGCGCTGCTGGAGCTGAAGGAGCGGTTCAATAGCCCCTATTGCAAGGAAACGCCATGGGAGAACCTCTTTACTGGACTGGTGGAGGAAAGAGAAGCCGCCTTTGCGAAGGAACGGAAGGCGGGACTTCTGGAGAAAACGGCGGAGCATGCCTGCTTGAAGGAATTGGAGCGGCTGCATTTCTTCCTTGCGGAGGGAAAACGGAGCGGCTGTCGGGAAAAGGAGGAGGCGTTTGCGCTGATGAAGGGACTTTTCGCAAAAGAGGCGGAAGGACGGGAAAACGCCATTGCGGATGCGTCTGCGATGCTGGACAATGCCTTTGCATTTCTGGAGGAAGCCTTCGGCGCAGGGCAGGAGATGGTTATCTTTATTACGGAGCTGACCACGAACTTCTATAGCGTGAAATTCATCAGCGAGAATGGTTCGGAGAAATATTATCGGTATAACGCGGAGCTGCTTTTCGATGAAAAGCAGAAAACCATTTTGCAGGATATCGAAAAGGCGAAAACGGAATTAAATCTTCTGTTTTAA
- a CDS encoding vWA domain-containing protein, with the protein MNETHQNLIRIGTDILSASRNELYLSMRFLDLALSGLRYEMNLSSLYVGTDGEKILFNPRYLVQRYLSDRVLVNRAYLHMVLHCLFRHPFHLNHRDEELWHLACDIAVESIVDSLSVKAVRLVVSDKRNEMYDMLRRELKVLSAEGIYRVLEEKKLSLQEFGKLQLEFWVDDHVFWEHQKDDEDENSKDGDNQDNSNDQQQEQEEQDEKQQQLEEKWTEIGEKTETNLETYSKDMGAEAGELLQYLKVENRERYDYRQFLQKFVTLKEDIRVDEDAFDFIFYTYGLQMYGNLPLIEALEYKEVKKVEELVIAIDTSESCEGETVKRFLEETYAILSSSESFFHKMNVHIIQCDAAVQMDKRITSKEELAQFMEDFALRGSGGTDFRPVFQYVDQLIAERAFQNLKGLIYFTDGYGTFPKRRPPYDAAFVFYHEDYTDVGVPPWAMKLILGKEDLSLGLPSHGR; encoded by the coding sequence ATGAACGAAACACATCAAAACCTCATCCGTATCGGTACGGATATTTTAAGCGCATCGCGTAATGAGCTATACCTTTCCATGCGCTTTCTTGATTTGGCACTCAGCGGTCTTAGGTACGAAATGAACCTTTCATCCCTGTACGTCGGGACAGACGGCGAAAAGATACTGTTTAACCCGCGCTACCTCGTACAGCGTTATCTGAGCGACCGCGTGCTTGTCAATCGCGCCTATCTGCACATGGTTCTGCATTGCCTGTTCCGCCATCCCTTCCATCTGAATCATCGGGATGAGGAGCTTTGGCACCTCGCCTGCGATATCGCGGTGGAATCTATCGTGGATTCGCTGTCCGTGAAGGCGGTGCGGCTCGTTGTCTCCGATAAACGAAACGAAATGTACGATATGCTCCGCAGAGAATTGAAGGTGCTCTCCGCCGAGGGCATTTATCGCGTGCTGGAAGAAAAAAAGCTTTCCTTGCAGGAATTTGGTAAGCTGCAGCTGGAATTTTGGGTAGACGACCATGTCTTTTGGGAGCATCAGAAGGATGACGAGGACGAGAATAGCAAGGACGGAGATAACCAAGATAACAGCAACGACCAACAGCAGGAGCAGGAGGAGCAGGACGAAAAACAGCAGCAGCTGGAGGAAAAATGGACGGAAATCGGGGAAAAGACCGAAACTAACCTCGAAACCTACTCCAAGGATATGGGCGCAGAGGCAGGCGAGCTTCTGCAATATCTGAAGGTCGAGAACAGGGAGCGCTACGATTATCGGCAGTTTTTGCAGAAATTTGTGACGCTCAAGGAGGATATACGCGTGGATGAGGATGCCTTCGATTTTATCTTCTATACCTATGGCTTGCAGATGTACGGCAATCTGCCGTTGATTGAGGCATTGGAATATAAGGAGGTCAAAAAGGTGGAGGAGCTGGTGATAGCCATTGATACCTCCGAATCCTGCGAGGGGGAAACGGTGAAGCGGTTCTTAGAGGAAACCTACGCGATTCTTTCGAGCAGTGAAAGCTTTTTCCATAAAATGAACGTGCATATCATACAGTGCGATGCGGCGGTGCAGATGGATAAAAGGATCACCTCCAAGGAGGAGCTGGCGCAGTTTATGGAGGATTTTGCACTGCGCGGCAGCGGCGGTACGGATTTCCGCCCTGTGTTCCAATACGTTGATCAATTGATTGCCGAAAGGGCGTTTCAGAACCTGAAGGGTCTGATTTATTTCACAGACGGCTACGGCACCTTCCCGAAGCGCAGACCGCCCTATGATGCCGCATTTGTGTTCTATCATGAGGATTATACGGATGTCGGCGTGCCGCCATGGGCGATGAAGCTGATACTGGGGAAAGAGGATTTGTCCTTGGGACTGCCGTCTCATGGGCGTTAG
- a CDS encoding leucine-rich repeat domain-containing protein — translation MAKENLSIQIEYEKKEGGAVLKKLHGRCAELHIPAEIDGLPVIAVAENAFAAEGEAPPAEIGEEKEASLSFVTEPPAETAEGQALRRVFLPDTITEIGAFAFSGCAALERVHLPERLTAVSKRMFDGCGALQEISLPRAVRSIGDYAFYGCERLQELRLPEGVKSIGRYAFYNCRRMEKINIPLAARELNTGLFLNCDSLKHLSFGRCRHISDLISGLNHELQLSIDFPIEGGETKHAELVLPDFQYEYIEDTPARLFHQVNYGTGHIFRQCIGNSEIDFRRYDEIFYLTKREDAAETVLLLAMSRLRYPYRLQEKHREVYLDYLREHLLWAAAYFMEQKEGETLRLFADWGLLTAETTPELIALAQKKGQTAVLSFLMDYQHKTFGATKKKKTFEL, via the coding sequence ATGGCAAAAGAGAATTTGTCCATACAAATAGAATACGAAAAAAAAGAGGGCGGCGCAGTGCTGAAAAAGCTGCATGGCCGCTGTGCGGAGCTGCATATTCCTGCGGAGATTGATGGGCTGCCCGTCATTGCCGTTGCGGAAAACGCATTTGCGGCAGAAGGAGAGGCACCCCCTGCGGAAATCGGCGAGGAGAAGGAGGCGAGCCTTTCCTTTGTGACGGAGCCGCCTGCCGAAACCGCGGAGGGGCAGGCATTGCGAAGGGTTTTCCTGCCGGATACGATTACGGAAATTGGGGCGTTTGCCTTTTCGGGCTGTGCCGCACTGGAGCGGGTACATCTGCCGGAGAGATTGACGGCGGTTTCCAAGCGGATGTTCGATGGCTGCGGGGCGCTGCAGGAAATTTCCCTGCCGAGGGCGGTCAGAAGCATCGGGGATTATGCGTTTTACGGCTGTGAGCGGCTGCAGGAGCTTCGTCTGCCGGAGGGCGTGAAAAGCATCGGGCGGTATGCCTTTTATAACTGCCGCAGGATGGAGAAAATCAATATCCCACTGGCGGCAAGGGAATTAAATACGGGGCTGTTTCTGAATTGCGACAGCTTGAAGCACCTTTCCTTCGGGCGTTGCAGACATATTTCCGATTTGATTTCGGGACTGAACCATGAATTGCAGCTGTCGATTGATTTCCCCATCGAGGGCGGCGAAACGAAGCACGCGGAGCTGGTACTGCCCGATTTTCAGTATGAATATATCGAGGATACGCCGGCGAGGCTGTTCCATCAGGTGAATTACGGCACGGGGCATATTTTCCGCCAGTGCATCGGGAATTCCGAGATTGACTTTCGCCGCTATGATGAGATTTTCTACCTGACGAAGCGCGAGGATGCCGCGGAAACAGTGCTTTTGCTTGCCATGAGCCGCCTGCGGTATCCGTACCGCTTGCAGGAGAAGCACAGGGAGGTCTACCTTGATTATCTGAGGGAGCATTTGCTTTGGGCGGCGGCGTATTTCATGGAGCAGAAGGAGGGGGAAACCCTGCGGCTGTTCGCGGATTGGGGACTGCTGACGGCGGAAACCACACCCGAATTGATTGCCCTTGCGCAGAAAAAGGGGCAGACGGCAGTGCTGAGCTTTTTGATGGATTATCAGCATAAAACATTCGGTGCAACCAAAAAGAAAAAAACATTCGAGTTATAA
- a CDS encoding aminotransferase-like domain-containing protein yields MAVKFANRMNLLKGSEIRALLALTAKPEVISFAGGMPAPELFPTEGVKEAACKVMDNMGRVALQYTGTDGFASLREKIVARMAAKNDIHVSIDDILITSGSQQGLDFSARVFLNPGDVVLVESPSYLGAINAFKACEPTFVEVPTDDAGMIPEELDKILATTENVKMIYVIPDFQNPTGKTWTLERRQKFMELINKYEIPVIEDNPYGELRFEGEFLPSLKSMDTKDLVIFLGTMSKIFAPGLRIGWVCSTNAEVLGKYNFIKQGADLQSSTIDQLITNQFLEDNDLDAHVEKIKAVYVKRRDAMLKTMEETFPKEVKFTHPEGGLFTWCVLPEYMDAKVIAPQCLEKNVAYVPGGSFFPNGGKENHFRLNYSCMPEDKIVEGITKIAEVLKANLK; encoded by the coding sequence ATGGCAGTTAAATTTGCAAACAGAATGAATCTGTTAAAAGGTTCCGAAATCAGAGCTTTGTTGGCACTGACAGCAAAACCCGAAGTTATCTCTTTCGCAGGCGGTATGCCCGCACCCGAGCTGTTCCCTACAGAAGGCGTTAAGGAAGCGGCTTGTAAGGTAATGGATAATATGGGTAGAGTTGCGCTGCAGTACACAGGTACAGACGGTTTTGCATCCCTGCGTGAAAAAATCGTTGCAAGAATGGCAGCGAAAAACGATATCCATGTAAGCATCGATGATATCCTGATTACAAGCGGTTCTCAGCAGGGTCTGGATTTCTCCGCTCGTGTATTCCTGAACCCCGGCGATGTTGTTCTGGTAGAAAGCCCCTCTTATCTGGGTGCAATCAATGCGTTCAAGGCTTGTGAACCTACTTTCGTAGAAGTTCCTACAGATGATGCAGGTATGATTCCCGAAGAGCTGGATAAGATTCTGGCTACAACAGAAAACGTAAAAATGATTTACGTTATCCCCGATTTCCAGAATCCCACAGGTAAAACATGGACTCTGGAAAGAAGACAGAAATTCATGGAACTGATTAACAAATATGAAATCCCCGTTATCGAAGATAACCCTTACGGCGAACTGCGTTTTGAAGGCGAATTCCTGCCCTCCCTGAAATCCATGGATACAAAGGATCTGGTAATCTTCCTGGGCACAATGTCCAAGATTTTCGCTCCCGGTCTGCGTATCGGTTGGGTTTGCTCCACAAACGCAGAGGTTCTGGGCAAATATAACTTCATCAAACAGGGTGCTGACCTGCAGTCCTCCACAATCGACCAGCTGATTACAAATCAGTTCTTGGAGGATAACGATCTGGATGCACACGTTGAAAAGATCAAAGCAGTTTACGTTAAGAGACGTGACGCAATGCTGAAAACAATGGAAGAAACCTTCCCGAAGGAAGTAAAATTCACACATCCCGAAGGTGGTCTGTTCACATGGTGCGTACTGCCCGAATACATGGACGCAAAGGTTATTGCGCCTCAGTGTCTGGAAAAGAACGTTGCTTACGTTCCCGGCGGCAGCTTCTTCCCTAACGGCGGTAAGGAAAACCACTTCCGTCTGAACTACTCCTGCATGCCCGAAGACAAGATTGTTGAAGGTATCACAAAGATTGCAGAGGTTCTGAAAGCAAACCTGAAATAA
- the cdaA gene encoding diadenylate cyclase CdaA: MEVFKNIFDNLGITEFARPSLGISDILDILIVAYIIYKIIFWIKETRAWVLFKGILVIFALAAVAMLLKLNTILWILSNTISVGIIAVIVVFQPELRKALEQLGKGKFFTAFARSSEETDDKAAQRTVDEIVKAAEKMGSVKTGALILIEQKVPLGDFERTGIPVDAIVSSQLLINIFEHNTPLHDGAVIVRRNRVAAATCFLPLTDSNEVSMELGTRHRAAIGASEVSDAYVIVVSEETGAISLARGGVLYRDLSPEQLKNMISQPRKEGSKKTFATIWKGRQEKE; the protein is encoded by the coding sequence ATGGAAGTTTTCAAAAACATTTTCGACAACCTCGGAATCACAGAATTCGCAAGACCATCCCTCGGCATTTCCGATATTCTGGATATCCTCATTGTTGCCTATATTATTTATAAAATCATATTCTGGATCAAGGAAACACGCGCGTGGGTGCTGTTCAAGGGGATTCTGGTTATTTTCGCCCTTGCGGCGGTTGCCATGCTCTTAAAGCTGAATACGATTCTTTGGATTCTTTCCAACACCATTTCCGTCGGCATCATTGCGGTTATCGTTGTATTCCAGCCGGAGCTGCGAAAGGCACTGGAGCAGCTGGGCAAAGGAAAATTCTTCACCGCCTTCGCCAGAAGCTCTGAAGAAACCGATGATAAAGCTGCACAACGAACCGTGGATGAAATTGTGAAGGCTGCTGAAAAAATGGGCTCTGTGAAAACAGGTGCCTTAATCCTGATTGAGCAGAAGGTTCCTCTTGGAGACTTTGAACGCACGGGGATTCCTGTGGATGCCATCGTTTCCAGTCAGCTGCTCATCAATATTTTTGAACACAATACACCACTGCATGACGGCGCAGTGATTGTGCGGCGCAACCGCGTAGCCGCCGCTACATGCTTTCTGCCCCTGACGGACAGCAACGAGGTCAGCATGGAGCTTGGCACAAGGCACAGAGCCGCTATCGGCGCAAGCGAGGTTTCCGATGCGTATGTTATTGTGGTTTCCGAGGAAACCGGCGCCATCTCTCTGGCAAGGGGCGGCGTGCTTTACCGTGACCTCTCCCCTGAGCAGCTGAAAAATATGATTTCTCAGCCGCGCAAGGAAGGCAGCAAGAAGACATTTGCAACCATTTGGAAAGGACGGCAGGAGAAAGAATGA